One segment of Scyliorhinus torazame isolate Kashiwa2021f chromosome 14, sScyTor2.1, whole genome shotgun sequence DNA contains the following:
- the LOC140389126 gene encoding zinc-binding protein A33-like — protein sequence MASPDLTQELTCPICLEIFTQPVSLECGHHFCSSCISQSWQKVPGDFSCPQCRQVFIQSNIRPALTLINIVEKFREQKVKVTQPQEVFYCQEHEEKLKLFCEDEHKAICVVCGMSRAHKTHSVIPIKEAAQIYKNKLETSLETLQKQMDLSLQSKREREDGILHMKDIQDLLMRSQMEFHKPGTVSTQLPADIAGEPVKYIKVWREMRAAISPVTASQSCFLPVPASLTLDPVTANNQLIISQDLTIVKFGNEQQSRFYNPERFSTYMYVLSSQSFTSGRHYWEVGLGHKPYWVVGVCRESVNRKANITHSPENGFWVIARLADCKSLKIPDVISQLKVKPRKLGIYLDYEGGQVSFYDAEDMSHLYTFTDTFTEKLYPAFNPCRDNSDPLTLLTG from the exons ATGGCATCTCCAGATCTCACACAGGAACTAACCTGTCCCATCTGTCTGGAGATATTCACCCAGCCGGTGTCTCTGGAATGTGGACATCATTTCTGCAGCTCCTGCATCTCTCAGAGTTGGCAGAAGGTCCCGGGAGATTTTTCCTGCCCCCAGTGTCGACAGGTCTTCATCCAGAGCAACATCAGGCCTGCTCTGACCCTGATTAACATCGTGGAGAAGTTCAGAGAGCAGAAGGTGAAGGTGACACAGCCACAGGAGGTGTTTTACTGTCAGGAACACGAGGAGAAGCTGAAACTCTTCTGTGAAGATGAACACAAAGCGATCTGTGTGGTGTGTGGGATGTCCAGAGCTCATAAGacgcacagtgtgatcccaataAAGGAGGCAGCCCAGATATACAAG AACAAGTTAGAAACATCATTGGAAACTCTGCAGAAGCAAATGGACCTCAGTCTCCAAAGTAAAAGGGAACGCGAGGATGGGATTTTACACATGAAG GATATTCAGGACCTGTTGATGAG GAGTCAGATGGAGTTTCACAAGCCTGGAACTGTCTCCACTCAGTTACCTGCGGATATCGCTGGTGAACCAGTCAAATACATCAAAGTGTGGAGGGAAATGAGAGCAGCGATTTCTCCAG TAACAGCTTCCCAATCATGTTTTCTTCCAGTTCCAGCATCTCTCACCCTGGACCCGGTGACAGCAAACAACCAGCTCATCATTTCCCAGGATCTGACTATTGTGAAGTTCGGAAATGAACAGCAAAGTCGATTTTATAATCCGGAAAGATTTAGTACATATATGTATGTGTTGAGCTCCCAGAGTTTCACATCAGGGAGACACTACTGGGAGGTGGGTCTTGGACACAAGCCTTACTGGGTTGTGGGTGTCTGCAGAGAGTCTGTCAACAGGAAAGCAAACATCACACATTCACCTGAGAATGGATTCTGGGTCATCGCCCGGTTGGCAGACTGCAAATCATTGAAAATCCCAGATGTCATCTCCCAGCTGAAAGTGAAACCCCGGAAGTTGGGAATTTACCTGGATTATGAGGGTGGACAGGTGTCATTTTACGATGCTGAGGACATGTCTCACCTGTACACCTTCACTGACACATTCACCGAGAAACTCTACCCCGCCTTCAATCCCTGTCGTGATAACTCTgacccactgaccctgctcactgggTAA